From the Gemmatimonadaceae bacterium genome, one window contains:
- a CDS encoding ABC transporter permease, whose amino-acid sequence MADRDRPLVQLITVRFKEYTREPEALFWSFGFPILLAIGLGIAFRAKPPDVVHVAVVNGSAQATTVTASLRRDSALAVEAMPLDSARLALRSGRVAVVVEPSGDHTIAYEYDDTRPDARTARLMVDDDIQRGAGRTDLLSSSERHVREAGSRYIDFVVPGLLGMTIMGGGIWGLGFSIVDQRRRNLLKRLVATPMSRAEYLASYLASRLVLLAIEGIVLLGASLALFGVPLRGGPWSVAAIMILAALAFGGLGLLIAARPTTIEGVSGLMNLTMLPMWVLSGVFFSSENFPRVVQPFIKILPLTATNDALRANMLRGVPLLSLWPQLLVLVAWMIVCFAIALRIFRWR is encoded by the coding sequence ATGGCGGATCGCGACAGACCTCTCGTTCAGCTCATCACCGTTCGATTCAAGGAATACACGCGCGAACCGGAAGCGCTGTTCTGGTCGTTCGGATTTCCGATTCTCTTGGCCATCGGTCTGGGCATTGCCTTTCGTGCCAAGCCGCCGGACGTCGTGCACGTGGCGGTGGTGAACGGTTCCGCGCAGGCGACGACGGTCACGGCATCGTTGCGGCGTGATTCGGCGTTGGCCGTCGAAGCGATGCCGCTCGACAGCGCGCGTCTGGCGCTGCGAAGCGGCCGGGTGGCCGTCGTCGTCGAACCGAGCGGCGACCATACCATCGCCTACGAGTACGACGACACGCGTCCGGACGCGCGGACGGCGCGACTCATGGTCGACGATGACATCCAGCGCGGCGCGGGGCGCACCGACTTGCTGTCGTCGAGCGAGCGCCACGTCCGCGAAGCAGGATCCCGCTACATCGACTTCGTCGTGCCGGGCTTGCTCGGGATGACGATCATGGGCGGCGGCATCTGGGGACTTGGATTCTCGATCGTCGACCAGCGGCGGCGAAACCTGCTCAAACGCCTCGTCGCGACGCCGATGTCGCGCGCGGAGTATTTGGCGTCGTATTTGGCATCGCGGTTGGTGCTGTTGGCGATCGAGGGCATCGTGCTCCTCGGCGCGTCGCTGGCGCTGTTCGGGGTGCCGCTGCGCGGCGGACCGTGGTCGGTAGCGGCGATCATGATTCTCGCCGCGCTCGCGTTCGGCGGACTGGGATTGTTGATCGCCGCGCGGCCGACGACGATCGAGGGGGTTTCGGGGCTGATGAACCTCACGATGCTGCCGATGTGGGTGCTGTCCGGAGTGTTTTTTTCGTCGGAGAATTTTCCGCGCGTCGTGCAGCCGTTCATCAAGATTCTTCCTCTCACGGCGACGAACGACGCGCTTCGAGCAAACATGCTGCGAGGCGTGCCGCTTCTGTCGCTCTGGCCGCAGCTGCTCGTGCTCGTCGCGTGGATGATCGTGTGTTTCGCGATCGCGCTTCGAATCTTCCGATGGCGATGA
- a CDS encoding ATP-binding cassette domain-containing protein, translated as MSASANPSSALLVQDLRKYYGDVRAVDGLDLDVSAGECFGLLGPNGAGKTTTIEICEGLTSPDSGRVEILGLRWDQQEKQLRQRLGIQLQETQLADKLTVAEVVRLFRSFYERGRTVDDVIGLVQLEEKRDGRVGKLSGGQKQRLALACAIVGDPDLLFLDEPTTGLDPQSRRQLWGLITDFKAHGRTILLTTHYMDEAEILCDRVAIVDHGKVIALGTPRELIRSLGAEHVVDFALGGDSEPLGEDALRSIAGVRAARMRAGGYELNVGELHRTVPALLGFLAERRLELAQLTTHSATLEDVFVSLTGRQLRED; from the coding sequence ATGTCGGCTTCAGCAAATCCGTCATCGGCGTTGCTGGTTCAGGATCTCCGCAAGTACTACGGCGACGTGCGCGCCGTGGACGGACTCGACCTCGACGTATCGGCCGGCGAATGCTTCGGACTGCTTGGCCCGAACGGCGCCGGCAAGACGACCACGATCGAGATCTGTGAAGGGCTGACGTCGCCCGACTCGGGCCGTGTCGAGATTCTGGGACTCCGCTGGGACCAGCAGGAGAAACAGCTTCGGCAGCGGCTCGGAATCCAGCTCCAAGAGACGCAGCTCGCCGACAAGCTCACGGTCGCCGAAGTCGTTCGCTTGTTTCGCAGCTTCTACGAGCGCGGGCGCACCGTCGACGATGTGATTGGCCTCGTGCAGCTCGAGGAAAAACGCGACGGGCGCGTCGGCAAATTGTCGGGCGGACAGAAACAACGGCTCGCCCTCGCGTGCGCGATCGTCGGCGACCCCGACCTTCTCTTTCTCGACGAGCCGACGACCGGCCTCGATCCGCAGTCGCGCCGCCAGCTCTGGGGCCTGATCACGGACTTCAAGGCGCACGGCCGAACGATTCTGCTCACGACGCACTACATGGATGAAGCGGAGATTCTGTGCGACCGCGTGGCGATCGTCGACCACGGCAAAGTGATCGCGCTCGGAACGCCGCGCGAACTGATCCGCTCGCTCGGCGCGGAGCACGTCGTCGATTTCGCGCTCGGCGGCGATTCGGAGCCGCTGGGCGAAGACGCGCTTCGCTCGATCGCCGGCGTCCGCGCCGCGAGGATGCGCGCCGGGGGCTATGAGCTCAACGTCGGCGAGCTTCACCGCACCGTTCCCGCGCTGCTTGGGTTTCTCGCCGAGCGCAGGCTCGAGCTGGCCCAGCTCACCACGCACTCGGCGACGCTCGAAGACGTTTTCGTGTCGCTGACCGGCCGCCAGTTGCGGGAGGACTAA